A DNA window from Enterobacter asburiae contains the following coding sequences:
- a CDS encoding adenylosuccinate synthase has protein sequence MGNNVVVLGTQWGDEGKGKIVDLLTERAKYVVRYQGGHNAGHTLVINGEKTVLHLIPSGILRDNVTSIIGNGVVLSPAALMKEMKGLEDRGIPVRERLLLSEACPLILDYHVALDVAREKARGAKAIGTTGRGIGPAYEDKVARRGLRVGDLFDKATFAEKLKEVMEYHNFQLVNFYKADAVDYQKVLDDVMAIADILTGMVVDVSDLLDQARKRGDFVMFEGAQGTLLDIDHGTYPYVTSSNTTAGGVATGSGLGPRYVDYVLGIIKAYSTRVGAGPFPTELFDETGEFLCKQGNEFGATTGRRRRTGWLDAVAVRRAVQINSLSGFCLTKLDVLDGLKEVKICVGYRMPDGREVTTTPLAADDWEGIEPIYETMPGWSETTFGVKERSGLPQAALDYIKRIEELTEVPIDIISTGPDRTETMILRDPFDA, from the coding sequence GTCGTACTGGGCACCCAATGGGGTGACGAAGGTAAAGGGAAGATTGTTGATCTTCTGACTGAACGGGCTAAATATGTTGTACGCTACCAGGGCGGTCACAACGCAGGCCATACTCTCGTAATCAACGGTGAAAAAACCGTCCTCCATCTTATTCCATCAGGCATTCTTCGTGATAACGTCACCAGCATCATCGGTAACGGCGTTGTGCTGTCTCCTGCTGCGCTGATGAAAGAGATGAAAGGTCTGGAAGACCGTGGTATCCCTGTTCGTGAGCGTCTGCTGCTCTCCGAAGCCTGCCCGCTGATCCTGGATTATCACGTGGCGCTGGACGTAGCGCGTGAGAAAGCGCGCGGCGCGAAAGCGATCGGCACCACCGGTCGTGGTATCGGTCCGGCTTACGAAGATAAAGTTGCACGTCGCGGTCTGCGCGTGGGCGACCTCTTCGACAAAGCAACCTTCGCTGAAAAACTGAAAGAAGTGATGGAATATCACAACTTCCAGCTGGTGAACTTCTACAAAGCTGACGCTGTTGACTACCAGAAAGTGCTGGATGACGTCATGGCGATCGCTGACATTCTGACCGGTATGGTTGTTGACGTATCCGATCTGCTGGACCAGGCGCGCAAGCGTGGCGATTTCGTCATGTTCGAAGGTGCGCAGGGTACGCTGCTGGACATCGACCACGGTACCTATCCGTACGTAACGTCCTCTAACACCACTGCAGGTGGCGTGGCGACCGGCTCTGGCCTGGGTCCACGTTATGTGGATTACGTACTGGGCATCATCAAAGCGTACTCCACTCGCGTGGGTGCGGGTCCATTCCCGACCGAGCTGTTTGATGAAACCGGCGAGTTCCTGTGCAAGCAGGGTAACGAGTTTGGCGCGACCACCGGTCGTCGTCGTCGTACCGGCTGGCTGGATGCGGTTGCAGTGCGTCGTGCGGTGCAGATCAACTCCCTGTCTGGCTTCTGCCTGACCAAGCTGGACGTACTGGACGGCCTGAAAGAAGTGAAAATCTGCGTAGGCTACCGTATGCCAGATGGCCGCGAAGTGACCACCACTCCGCTGGCTGCTGACGACTGGGAAGGCATTGAGCCAATCTACGAAACCATGCCGGGCTGGTCTGAGACCACTTTCGGTGTGAAAGAGCGTAGCGGCCTGCCGCAGGCGGCGCTGGATTACATCAAGCGTATTGAAGAACTGACCGAAGTGCCGATCGATATTATTTCTACCGGCCCGGATCGTACTGAAACGATGATCCTGCGCGACCCGTTCGACGCATAA